In Desulfolucanica intricata, the following are encoded in one genomic region:
- the metK gene encoding methionine adenosyltransferase has translation MARNLFTSESVTEGHPDKVADQISDAILDAIIDCDPNARVACETLVTTGLVLVAGEITTDCYVDIPKVVRETILDIGYTRAKYGFDGTTCAVLTSIDEQSPDIAQGVDNSFELRSGESADAEIEKIGAGDQGLMFGYATNETPELMPLPISLSHRLARKLSEVRKSEEISYLRPDGKVQVTVEYEDGKPVRLDTILISAQHHPEVAVETIKEDIINKVIKPIVPVELLDDRTRYLVNPTGRFVIGGPQGDAGLTGRKIIVDTYGGMARHGGGAFSGKDPTKVDRSASYAARYVAKNIVAAGLADRCEVQLAYAIGVARPVSVMVDTFGTGKISNDRLVELVRENFDLRPAGIIQTLDLRRPIYKQTAAYGHFGRNDLDLPWEKTDKAALLRSKAGL, from the coding sequence TTGGCCAGAAACCTTTTTACTTCCGAATCTGTTACTGAGGGACATCCTGATAAGGTGGCCGACCAGATCTCGGATGCTATTCTAGATGCTATTATTGACTGTGATCCAAATGCCCGGGTGGCCTGTGAGACTTTGGTAACCACCGGCTTGGTTCTGGTAGCCGGTGAGATCACTACCGATTGCTATGTGGACATTCCTAAGGTAGTACGGGAAACCATCTTGGATATAGGCTATACCCGGGCCAAGTATGGTTTTGACGGCACTACCTGTGCGGTGCTTACTTCAATTGATGAGCAGTCTCCGGATATTGCCCAGGGTGTGGACAACTCCTTTGAGCTCAGAAGCGGTGAATCTGCCGATGCAGAGATAGAAAAGATTGGTGCCGGGGATCAGGGGTTAATGTTTGGGTATGCCACCAACGAGACCCCGGAATTAATGCCCCTGCCTATTTCTTTGTCCCACCGCCTGGCCCGTAAGCTGTCAGAAGTTCGTAAAAGTGAAGAAATTTCGTATCTGCGCCCGGACGGTAAGGTGCAGGTTACTGTGGAGTATGAGGACGGCAAGCCGGTACGCCTGGATACGATTTTAATTTCTGCGCAGCATCACCCGGAGGTTGCCGTTGAGACCATTAAAGAAGATATTATTAATAAGGTAATTAAGCCTATTGTCCCGGTAGAGCTGTTGGATGACCGGACCCGTTATCTGGTAAACCCCACCGGTCGTTTTGTCATTGGCGGCCCGCAGGGCGATGCCGGGTTAACCGGCCGGAAGATTATTGTAGATACCTACGGAGGGATGGCCCGCCACGGCGGTGGGGCCTTCTCCGGAAAAGACCCTACAAAAGTTGACCGCTCAGCCAGCTATGCGGCTCGCTATGTGGCAAAAAACATTGTGGCCGCCGGTCTGGCCGACCGGTGTGAAGTCCAGCTGGCTTATGCCATCGGTGTGGCCCGCCCGGTTTCCGTGATGGTGGATACTTTCGGTACAGGAAAAATAAGCAATGACCGCCTTGTTGAATTGGTCAGAGAAAACTTTGACCTGCGCCCGGCAGGAATTATTCAAACTCTCGACCTGCGCCGGCCGATTTACAAGCAGACAGCTGCCTACGGCCATTTCGGGCGGAATGATCTTGACCTCCCCTGGGAAAAAACTGATAAAGCAGCTTTACTGCGCAGTAAAGCCGGTCTTTAA
- a CDS encoding ComF family protein yields the protein MFNQFWEGLIDLILPRLPECPLCGRTGRHEGLCPVCREQLDMYWREPTCARCGRFLLPYPGASEVVSELCPECSAGGGWPFTAVRAVGPHEGVLREAVQRLKYGNNRWLAGPLAGLMAEVYHREECFRAAEIILPVPLTGKKLRQRGYNQAELLAGELGKLIKLPVLTGVLTKIFDTPSQAGLSRPEREDNLVGAFKLVNSSAVAGKIITVIDDVFTTGSTISAAARALAAGGARETVGLTLTTGRYK from the coding sequence ATGTTTAATCAGTTTTGGGAAGGATTAATAGATTTAATTTTGCCCCGGCTTCCGGAGTGTCCCCTGTGCGGCAGGACCGGCAGGCATGAGGGTCTGTGCCCGGTTTGCCGGGAACAGCTGGATATGTATTGGAGAGAGCCTACCTGCGCCCGGTGCGGGCGTTTTTTATTACCCTACCCCGGTGCTTCCGAAGTTGTTTCTGAACTATGTCCCGAGTGCTCTGCCGGCGGAGGATGGCCTTTTACTGCGGTGCGGGCGGTGGGCCCGCATGAGGGAGTGCTGCGGGAGGCTGTGCAGCGCCTGAAATATGGTAATAACCGGTGGCTGGCCGGGCCTCTGGCCGGGCTGATGGCTGAAGTTTACCACCGGGAAGAATGCTTTCGGGCAGCGGAAATAATTCTGCCGGTACCGCTGACCGGAAAAAAATTAAGGCAGCGGGGCTATAACCAGGCCGAACTGTTGGCCGGGGAACTGGGAAAATTAATCAAACTCCCTGTATTAACCGGTGTTTTAACTAAAATTTTTGATACACCTTCCCAGGCCGGGCTGAGCCGCCCGGAAAGGGAGGATAACCTTGTCGGGGCCTTTAAACTTGTTAATTCTAGTGCGGTGGCAGGAAAAATAATTACTGTCATTGATGATGTATTTACAACCGGCAGTACTATTTCTGCCGCAGCCCGTGCCTTGGCAGCCGGTGGGGCCCGGGAGACAGTCGGGCTGACACTGACTACAGGAAGATATAAATAA
- a CDS encoding YlmC/YmxH family sporulation protein, which translates to MFKISDLAKRDIINLADGARLGPVKDVHINSDDGTVKAIVLRGQKKKYFGLMGIGQDIVVPWEKIRKIGVDAVLVDVEMLRKN; encoded by the coding sequence GTGTTTAAGATTTCTGATTTAGCCAAAAGGGATATTATTAACCTGGCAGACGGAGCCCGGCTGGGCCCGGTTAAAGATGTGCATATAAACAGTGATGACGGGACTGTGAAGGCTATTGTTTTAAGAGGACAGAAAAAGAAATATTTCGGCTTAATGGGTATTGGCCAGGATATTGTAGTTCCCTGGGAAAAAATTAGAAAAATCGGAGTTGACGCGGTACTGGTTGATGTTGAGATGCTGCGTAAAAATTAA
- a CDS encoding tyrosine-protein phosphatase: MIDIHSHILPGLDDGAADLGISLEMARSAAGEGVRAIVATPHYIPGVYKNDSETVLKSVDKLNSCIQKEKIPLTVIPGVEAYIDILLPSRVKNKEILTINNGGKYLLIEFPMSEVPNYSEQVIFELMLSGITPIIAHPERNKAIINNPRLLFSLLNKGALVQLTAASLKGVWGKSINELAVNFLKLGWVHFIATDAHSPSGSRSLSISKVVPDLEAIIGEEQARSLIFENPNRVIKGVPITVDNYAEYPKGKKRGWKKFFWFFK, encoded by the coding sequence ATGATAGACATACATTCACACATTTTGCCGGGTTTAGATGACGGTGCAGCAGACCTGGGGATATCCCTGGAAATGGCCCGTTCTGCCGCCGGCGAAGGTGTTCGTGCCATCGTAGCCACACCGCACTATATTCCGGGCGTGTACAAAAACGACAGTGAAACTGTTCTAAAGTCCGTGGATAAACTAAACAGTTGTATTCAAAAAGAAAAAATTCCCCTAACCGTAATACCCGGAGTCGAAGCATATATAGACATATTGTTACCTTCCAGGGTTAAGAACAAGGAAATATTGACAATAAATAACGGTGGGAAATATCTTCTGATTGAATTCCCCATGTCCGAAGTCCCTAATTATTCAGAGCAGGTTATATTTGAATTAATGCTGAGCGGAATAACTCCCATCATTGCCCACCCGGAGAGAAATAAGGCTATAATTAATAATCCCCGGCTGCTCTTTTCTTTGTTAAATAAAGGTGCCCTTGTTCAGCTGACTGCAGCCAGTTTAAAAGGGGTTTGGGGTAAATCCATTAATGAGTTAGCTGTTAATTTTTTAAAATTGGGTTGGGTGCATTTTATTGCTACTGATGCCCACTCTCCGTCCGGCAGTCGATCTTTGTCGATTTCTAAGGTGGTGCCGGATTTGGAAGCTATAATAGGTGAAGAGCAAGCCAGAAGTTTAATTTTTGAGAATCCGAACAGGGTAATTAAAGGCGTACCTATAACAGTAGATAATTATGCTGAGTATCCAAAGGGTAAAAAGAGGGGTTGGAAAAAGTTTTTTTGGTTTTTCAAATAA
- a CDS encoding GGDEF domain-containing protein: MRVKRGLTHILYTWLVIFLAIYFLGDLLPQIDLDFVREILIMLALGILAEWVAVTFPQGQLSAGFAVVLSTFMIYGTAAAAWVSGLSALIGQGVANRGNPLRTTLFNAGMYVLAALGAAELYTLAGGEASGINYANAAPLLVFTCSYFAINNLLVYFYQAPYRQRYPLVTWSDALQWAGFTYLLSAPFGILMVLIYKNIGIYGILLFFVPVLVMQFILRIYVNLALANRELTALYEVARRFGAQVPLEELLELILTQVRSVIPYHTGVVYVWSGAQGRFQPAAVHSPYAGQIRQLPLEKGEGILGQLVLTGRPRILFDGYDGCHLKSEQGWVRMQRSLLAVPLLSDGDAVGLIALGDKRSQAFDKGDLQLMTIMSGQAKVAIIQSLLHKQIEAMSVTDGLTKVHNRKYFFLRAQAEYERALTEGHSLILVIIDVDYFKPFNDRHGYWAGDNVLMQLGRLLKEKVGNEGLLGRTGGQEFALLLPGVSEEEGHLLADSLRQSVRTYPFSIDEYRTARITVSLGLAVFPKDAGDLGELFKKADRALLRAKKGGKDKLVHFGQLQVYGDV; the protein is encoded by the coding sequence GTGAGGGTAAAAAGAGGGCTGACCCATATATTATATACATGGCTGGTCATTTTCCTGGCGATATATTTTCTGGGTGATTTGCTTCCTCAGATAGACTTGGACTTTGTTCGTGAGATCTTAATTATGCTGGCACTGGGGATTCTTGCTGAATGGGTGGCAGTGACTTTTCCCCAGGGGCAGCTTTCAGCAGGTTTTGCCGTGGTTCTCTCTACCTTTATGATTTATGGTACGGCTGCAGCTGCCTGGGTTAGCGGCCTTTCTGCACTGATTGGGCAGGGGGTTGCCAACCGGGGCAACCCCTTAAGAACTACATTGTTTAATGCCGGGATGTATGTTTTAGCCGCTCTGGGGGCGGCTGAGCTTTATACCCTGGCCGGGGGTGAAGCTTCAGGGATAAATTATGCTAATGCTGCCCCGCTGTTGGTTTTTACCTGTAGTTATTTTGCGATTAATAATTTATTGGTTTATTTCTATCAGGCACCCTACCGGCAGAGGTACCCGCTGGTGACCTGGAGTGATGCGCTGCAGTGGGCCGGCTTTACATATCTATTGTCAGCACCGTTTGGGATATTAATGGTCTTAATATACAAAAATATCGGTATTTACGGAATTCTCCTGTTTTTTGTTCCGGTACTGGTGATGCAGTTTATTCTGCGAATATACGTTAACCTGGCCCTGGCTAACCGGGAATTAACGGCTTTATATGAGGTGGCCCGGCGTTTTGGTGCCCAGGTGCCGCTGGAAGAATTACTGGAGCTCATTTTAACTCAGGTCCGCAGTGTTATTCCCTATCATACCGGGGTAGTGTATGTTTGGTCGGGTGCCCAGGGGCGGTTTCAGCCTGCTGCTGTGCATAGTCCCTATGCCGGGCAAATCCGGCAGCTACCACTGGAAAAAGGTGAGGGGATTCTCGGGCAGCTGGTTTTGACCGGTAGGCCAAGAATACTTTTTGACGGGTATGATGGCTGTCATCTGAAGTCTGAGCAGGGCTGGGTCCGGATGCAGCGTTCCTTGCTGGCCGTTCCGCTTTTATCCGACGGTGATGCGGTGGGACTTATTGCTTTGGGGGACAAGCGTTCGCAGGCTTTTGACAAGGGTGACTTGCAGTTAATGACCATTATGAGCGGGCAGGCTAAAGTAGCGATTATCCAGTCCCTTTTGCATAAACAAATTGAGGCGATGTCTGTTACTGACGGCTTAACTAAAGTGCATAACCGCAAGTATTTCTTTCTGCGGGCCCAGGCGGAGTATGAACGGGCTTTGACCGAGGGGCACAGCTTGATTCTGGTTATTATTGATGTGGATTATTTTAAGCCTTTTAATGACCGCCACGGTTATTGGGCCGGGGACAATGTTTTGATGCAGCTTGGCCGGCTTCTAAAGGAGAAAGTGGGTAATGAAGGGCTTCTGGGGCGCACCGGAGGGCAGGAGTTTGCCTTATTACTACCGGGTGTAAGCGAGGAAGAAGGTCACCTGTTGGCGGACAGTCTTCGGCAGTCGGTGCGCACTTACCCGTTTAGTATAGATGAATACCGTACAGCAAGAATAACTGTAAGTTTGGGGTTGGCAGTCTTTCCCAAGGACGCCGGGGATTTGGGAGAGCTGTTCAAAAAGGCGGATCGGGCTTTGCTCCGGGCCAAGAAGGGTGGCAAAGATAAATTGGTTCACTTTGGTCAGCTGCAGGTATATGGCGATGTTTAA
- a CDS encoding CpsD/CapB family tyrosine-protein kinase: MAQEKLITLHDPKSPAAEAYRILRTNIQFSSLDKPIKKLLVTSAGPHEGKSLTVSNLGIAFAQTGLRVLILDCDLRKPMQHKSFEVFNTKGLTNILLGEISIEDSLQDVGVDSLKLITTGPIPPNPSELLGSRRMKVFLDELSDLFDIVLVDTPPVVAVTDAALMAANVDGVLLVVASGATKIEMTQRAKELLLNVNARIIGTVLNMIEVESDSYYYYYYYGGDGKHKSKHHKKRPAAASL, encoded by the coding sequence ATGGCACAAGAAAAATTGATTACACTTCATGACCCTAAATCGCCGGCAGCCGAGGCTTACCGTATTTTGCGTACAAATATTCAGTTTTCCAGTCTTGATAAGCCCATAAAGAAACTGCTGGTAACCAGTGCAGGACCCCACGAGGGAAAGTCATTAACTGTATCTAATTTGGGTATTGCTTTTGCACAGACGGGGTTAAGGGTTTTAATATTGGATTGTGATTTGAGAAAGCCTATGCAGCATAAGAGCTTTGAGGTATTTAATACTAAAGGGCTAACAAATATTTTATTGGGGGAAATTTCTATCGAAGACAGCCTGCAGGATGTCGGAGTTGATAGCTTAAAATTAATTACCACCGGTCCGATTCCTCCTAACCCGTCCGAATTGTTAGGTTCCCGGCGGATGAAAGTTTTTCTGGATGAGTTGTCTGATTTATTTGATATTGTACTGGTGGATACCCCTCCTGTGGTGGCCGTGACCGATGCCGCTCTTATGGCCGCTAATGTGGATGGTGTCTTATTAGTTGTGGCCTCCGGGGCAACTAAAATAGAAATGACCCAGCGGGCCAAGGAGCTTCTTTTAAACGTTAATGCCCGGATTATCGGCACAGTACTGAACATGATTGAAGTTGAAAGTGACAGTTACTATTATTACTATTACTACGGCGGTGACGGTAAGCACAAATCAAAGCATCATAAAAAACGGCCGGCTGCAGCAAGTTTATAG
- a CDS encoding NADP-dependent isocitrate dehydrogenase produces MEKIQMSVPLVEMDGDEMTRVLWQQIKDILLTPYIDLKTVYYDLGLKKRDETADRITVEAAEATKKYGVAVKCATITPNAQRVEEYNLKQMWKSPNGTIRAILDGTVFRTPIIVKNVKPFVKTWDKPITIARHAYGDIYKDVELKVEKKGLAELVFTGEDGRVTKEVIHDFAGPGILLGMHNLNQSIESFARACFNYALDQNQDLWFSTKDTISKKYDHTFKDIFQEVYDKEYKDRFEAAGIEYFYTLIDDAVARVIRSSGGFIWACKNYDGDVMSDMVATAFGSLAMMTSVLVSPEGNYEYEAAHGTVTRHYYQHLKGEETSTNPVATLFAWTGALRKRGELDNLDDLVQFANKLEKAAVDTIEEGVMTKDLAILAEGDKKVVNTRQFLEEVNARLIKSL; encoded by the coding sequence GTGGAAAAAATTCAAATGAGTGTTCCGTTAGTGGAGATGGACGGCGATGAAATGACCAGGGTACTTTGGCAGCAAATTAAAGATATTCTATTAACGCCTTACATAGACTTGAAAACCGTGTATTACGACTTAGGTCTCAAAAAGCGGGATGAAACAGCTGACAGAATTACTGTTGAAGCTGCGGAGGCTACCAAGAAATACGGTGTTGCGGTTAAGTGTGCAACCATTACACCAAATGCCCAGCGGGTTGAGGAATACAACTTAAAACAGATGTGGAAAAGTCCCAACGGGACGATCAGAGCAATTTTAGACGGAACAGTTTTCAGAACACCGATTATTGTTAAAAATGTTAAGCCCTTTGTAAAAACCTGGGACAAGCCTATTACCATTGCCAGACATGCTTACGGGGATATTTATAAAGATGTCGAGTTAAAGGTGGAAAAAAAGGGGCTGGCGGAACTGGTATTTACCGGTGAAGACGGCCGGGTAACGAAAGAAGTTATTCATGATTTTGCAGGCCCGGGGATCCTTTTGGGCATGCACAACCTGAATCAATCCATTGAGAGCTTTGCCAGGGCCTGCTTTAACTACGCCCTTGACCAAAATCAAGACCTGTGGTTTTCCACAAAAGATACGATTTCTAAGAAATACGACCACACCTTTAAAGATATTTTCCAGGAGGTTTATGACAAAGAATATAAGGACAGGTTTGAGGCTGCGGGAATAGAATATTTTTACACCTTGATAGATGACGCCGTAGCCAGAGTAATCCGCAGTTCCGGTGGTTTTATTTGGGCCTGCAAGAACTATGACGGCGATGTAATGTCTGATATGGTTGCCACTGCCTTCGGCAGCCTGGCAATGATGACCTCGGTCTTAGTTTCACCTGAAGGAAATTATGAATATGAAGCGGCCCACGGAACGGTAACCAGACATTATTATCAACATCTTAAGGGAGAAGAAACATCAACAAACCCGGTTGCTACTTTATTTGCCTGGACAGGAGCCTTAAGAAAAAGAGGCGAGCTGGACAACCTTGACGACCTGGTGCAGTTTGCCAATAAGCTGGAAAAAGCAGCTGTAGATACCATAGAAGAAGGAGTAATGACTAAGGATTTAGCAATTCTCGCCGAAGGAGATAAAAAAGTGGTCAATACTAGGCAGTTTCTTGAAGAAGTTAATGCTCGCTTAATTAAAAGTTTATAA
- a CDS encoding PAS domain S-box protein, with protein MFYKDSTNTNKTLDTAVRRWWWCKMRDIDKTKEQLINELVEMRKIIAENKNYKINEQLQREIAERKRAEKALEEQLHFLQKLIDNIPNPIIYKDSKGVHLGCNKAYEQQMGISGEQIVGKTVYELYPKEYADLYHKMDMKLLNEPGVQVYETSIPNADGTLHDYIVNKATFTNTAGIVSGLVGIAIDISERKRAEEALKESEERYRQLVELSPDTILVYREGNVVFINEAGAKLIGANSPEEIIGTPVMDFIPPKYREKVNKQMHKVLKGKIVPRMEQKIVRPDGKVIDIEITAAPLTYQGKPAVQVIIRDMSERRQAERALEKERQRLFSLLDGLPALVFLQSQDYTIRFSNQYFWDIFGKPKKRPCYKILHGRNEPCEECLTFRVFDTKTPQMWERRYINGRYYQLYNYPFSDIDGSTLVLVLGIDITERKQLEKEIVHFAKMNLIGEMAAGIAHEIRNPMTTVRGFLQLLGGKKDCSQYKEYYKLMIQELDRANSIITEFLSLAKSKAVDLKVQNLNTILQTLLPLIQADAAVFDNSINLELETVPDLLLNEKEIRQLILNLVRNGFEAMSPGGNLTIKTYTENNEIILSVIDQGEGIAPDLKDKLGTPFFTTKDNGTGLGLAVCNSIANRHNAIIEIDTGVKGTAFNVRFKPCFGVSE; from the coding sequence ATGTTTTACAAGGATTCGACAAATACCAACAAAACATTAGATACTGCTGTTCGAAGGTGGTGGTGGTGCAAAATGAGGGATATAGATAAAACTAAAGAGCAGTTAATAAATGAATTAGTTGAAATGCGTAAAATAATTGCAGAAAACAAAAATTATAAAATCAACGAGCAGCTACAAAGGGAAATTGCTGAACGAAAGCGTGCGGAAAAGGCATTAGAAGAACAGCTGCACTTTTTACAAAAATTAATAGATAATATTCCTAACCCTATCATATACAAAGATTCCAAAGGAGTTCATTTAGGGTGTAATAAGGCCTACGAACAACAAATGGGGATTTCCGGAGAACAAATCGTGGGGAAAACTGTTTATGAGCTTTACCCTAAAGAGTATGCCGATTTATACCATAAAATGGATATGAAGTTGCTCAACGAGCCGGGTGTCCAAGTTTACGAAACTTCTATTCCAAATGCGGACGGAACCTTACATGATTATATTGTCAATAAAGCAACTTTTACAAATACTGCCGGGATTGTAAGCGGGTTGGTAGGAATAGCTATTGATATTTCTGAACGTAAGCGGGCGGAAGAGGCGCTCAAGGAAAGTGAGGAGCGATACAGACAGCTTGTCGAGCTTTCACCGGATACAATTTTAGTTTACAGAGAAGGTAATGTTGTTTTTATAAATGAAGCCGGGGCAAAGTTAATAGGCGCTAACAGCCCTGAGGAAATAATTGGAACACCGGTAATGGATTTTATTCCTCCTAAGTACAGAGAAAAGGTTAACAAACAAATGCATAAAGTACTTAAAGGAAAAATCGTCCCCCGGATGGAACAAAAAATAGTTCGCCCGGACGGAAAAGTTATTGATATAGAGATAACGGCAGCACCCTTAACCTATCAGGGTAAACCTGCTGTACAAGTGATTATTAGGGATATGTCCGAGCGCAGACAGGCTGAGAGAGCCTTGGAGAAGGAAAGACAAAGACTTTTTTCTCTTCTGGACGGGCTTCCTGCATTAGTTTTTCTTCAGTCACAGGACTATACTATTCGTTTTAGTAACCAATATTTTTGGGACATTTTCGGTAAACCGAAAAAAAGACCCTGCTATAAAATTTTGCATGGTCGCAATGAGCCTTGTGAAGAATGCCTTACCTTTCGTGTTTTCGATACAAAGACTCCTCAAATGTGGGAAAGAAGATATATTAACGGGCGGTATTACCAGCTTTATAACTATCCCTTTTCAGATATTGACGGTTCAACTTTAGTACTGGTTTTGGGTATTGATATTACAGAGCGTAAACAATTGGAAAAGGAAATAGTTCATTTTGCCAAAATGAACCTGATCGGTGAAATGGCTGCGGGTATTGCCCATGAAATAAGAAACCCCATGACCACTGTTCGCGGTTTCCTCCAACTGCTGGGGGGGAAAAAGGATTGCAGCCAGTATAAAGAATATTATAAGCTTATGATTCAAGAGCTGGACAGGGCTAATTCAATTATTACAGAATTTCTGTCTTTAGCTAAAAGTAAAGCTGTAGACTTAAAAGTACAGAACCTTAATACCATATTGCAAACCCTTTTGCCATTAATTCAAGCCGACGCAGCGGTTTTTGATAATTCTATAAATTTAGAGCTGGAAACAGTTCCGGATTTACTGCTAAACGAGAAAGAGATTCGCCAGCTTATTTTAAACCTTGTTCGTAACGGGTTCGAAGCGATGTCACCCGGTGGGAATCTGACAATAAAAACATATACGGAAAATAATGAGATTATATTATCGGTTATCGATCAGGGGGAAGGAATAGCTCCCGACCTCAAGGATAAGCTGGGAACCCCCTTTTTTACCACTAAAGATAATGGAACAGGTTTAGGACTGGCTGTATGTAACAGTATTGCTAATCGACATAACGCAATTATTGAAATAGATACCGGTGTGAAGGGTACTGCTTTTAATGTTAGGTTTAAGCCATGTTTCGGAGTTAGCGAATGA
- a CDS encoding YveK family protein → MELRDILRILKKGKLILILLPLVAMLTSGIISFYVLTPVYKASTTLMVGKTYSGENGPLLQYNDILTANQLVNTYSQVAKSRTVAEEVIRLEELEISPGAFSSKIDVQPVRDTQLISITVEDSNPVRAARLANISGQVFMKKITEIMKLDNVNIVDAAVPPQAPEKPNKKLNILIAGVVGLMAAVGLVFLLEYLDQTIKTEDDVNNYLELPVLGAIPKIDS, encoded by the coding sequence TTGGAGCTAAGGGATATACTTCGCATTTTAAAAAAAGGAAAATTAATTTTAATCCTTCTCCCGCTGGTGGCAATGCTGACAAGCGGTATCATAAGTTTTTATGTCTTAACACCGGTTTATAAGGCTTCAACTACCCTAATGGTCGGAAAAACCTATTCCGGTGAAAACGGCCCGCTTTTGCAATATAATGACATTTTAACCGCTAACCAGTTGGTTAATACCTACAGTCAGGTTGCTAAGAGCCGAACTGTAGCCGAAGAGGTAATACGACTGGAAGAATTAGAGATATCACCCGGAGCCTTCAGTAGCAAAATTGATGTTCAGCCGGTGCGGGATACCCAGTTGATTTCTATTACCGTTGAGGATTCTAACCCGGTTAGGGCGGCCCGTTTAGCTAATATCTCCGGTCAGGTTTTTATGAAGAAAATTACGGAAATAATGAAGCTTGATAATGTTAATATCGTAGATGCTGCAGTTCCTCCCCAGGCACCGGAGAAGCCGAATAAAAAATTAAATATTTTAATCGCCGGTGTAGTAGGATTAATGGCTGCGGTGGGTCTGGTCTTTTTACTGGAGTATCTGGATCAGACAATTAAAACAGAGGATGATGTTAACAATTATCTGGAGTTACCTGTTTTAGGGGCAATTCCTAAAATTGATTCATAA